In Collimonas arenae, a single genomic region encodes these proteins:
- a CDS encoding phage tail protein has product MYKPKSLREHLIAAKPDLQRNPDKLLVFADEDNVVATGTGSLSFLYQYKLNAIITGYSGDPDAIMAPLLAWVAVHQVGLLGNPEQRKTSIGFEVDFNNYETMDLAITLALNAPTVQPPLLYFDKFYSIRDISRP; this is encoded by the coding sequence ATGTACAAGCCGAAAAGCCTTAGAGAGCATTTAATCGCGGCTAAACCTGACTTGCAACGAAATCCCGATAAGCTGCTGGTCTTTGCCGACGAAGACAACGTGGTTGCCACCGGGACCGGATCGCTATCGTTTCTCTATCAGTACAAACTGAACGCAATCATTACTGGCTATAGCGGCGATCCCGATGCCATCATGGCTCCGCTCTTAGCCTGGGTGGCGGTTCATCAGGTCGGGCTGTTGGGCAACCCTGAGCAGCGTAAAACCAGCATCGGATTCGAGGTCGATTTTAATAATTATGAAACCATGGACCTAGCGATTACGCTGGCGCTGAACGCCCCAACTGTGCAACCTCCTCTATTATATTTCGATAAATTCTACTCAATCAGGGATATAAGTCGTCCATAA